One region of Hemitrygon akajei unplaced genomic scaffold, sHemAka1.3 Scf000045, whole genome shotgun sequence genomic DNA includes:
- the LOC140720604 gene encoding LOW QUALITY PROTEIN: uncharacterized protein (The sequence of the model RefSeq protein was modified relative to this genomic sequence to represent the inferred CDS: deleted 1 base in 1 codon; substituted 1 base at 1 genomic stop codon) produces MEVPKLLSQRKSNLIGTWNVRSLWETGRCAQAVKEMNRYHLTVLGMCEARWNTFGETKLQTGETLLYSGKEKEEDPHEAGVARMLSKEAARSSIEWEPVSDRIITARFESGFQKVSIFLCYAPTNNAEEEEKDIFYTXLQAVVGKVPKHDMLIVTGDLNAKVGSDNTGREREMGQNGLGKMNENGELLTDFCAFNELTIGGTLFPHRRCHKITWVSPDHQTENQIDHGIVRQRWRSSLQDVRAKRGADIGSDHHLVVAKLKMKQSAKKKKHNTRIKFDVRKLQMEENKKDSHIALQHRFGALQIEEQDERTAEHAWITFKQATVGACEEVLGRPPVNSKPWIRDDTWQKVEERKKLKQELNQARTRQHKQIAANRYSVMAKEVKKQHRRHKRSYFNEIAEQAETAASKGDLKALYTTAKLLRGKKSNFNRPVRNKTGHLLTSVEDQLASWKEHFQEVLNRPPPQNQPDLEPGDPLNINIDEITKQEIRKALKSLKNGKAAGEDNIPAKALKEGGEVIVDHLHILLNLIWRTGEIPSDRKKGLLVKLPKSGDLSLCGKWREITLLSIPSEILTRVILERMKDAIDQRLRDEQAGFRKERSYIVQIATLRVIVEQTIEWQTPLYVCFIDFEKAFDSLDRRSMWCILRHYGVPEEMVNIIKQLFDGFSCRVIHDGRLSEEFLVTTGVRQGCLLSPLLFLVVLDWATRTAYAGSERGIQWSLTGKLEDLAFADDLALLSHRLQDMQKKVDSLGENSQRVGLKISQEKTKVLRINSTVSITEKDESETTERMEKRERILPNWTNPK; encoded by the exons ATGGAGGTtccaaagctgctctcacagaGGAAATCTAACCTAATCGGAACATGGAATGTGAGATCGCTTTGGGAGACAGGTAGGTGCGCACAGGCAGTGAAGGAAATGAACCGATACCACCTCACAGTCCTGGGCATGTGCGAAGCAAGGTGGAATACTTTTGGTGAGACCAAACTGCAGACGGGAGAAACTCTGCTCTATTCcggcaaagaaaaagaggaagacccGCATGAGGCTGGTGTGGCCCGGATGTTGTCCAAAGAAGCAGCCAGAAGTTCGATAGAATGGGAACCAGTGTCCGACCGCATCATCACAGCCAGGTTCGAGTCCGGATTCCAGAAGGTATCCATTTTCCTGTGCTACGCCCCAACTAACAAcgcagaggaagaagaaaaagatatCTTCTACACCTAGCTTCAAGCAGTAGTTGGAAAGGTACCTAAGCACGATATGTTGATCGTCACGGGAGATCTGAATGCCAAAGTAGGCAGTGAtaacactggcagggagagagagatgggccagaatggtttg gggaagatgaatgaaaatggagaactcCTTACCGACTTCTGTGCCTTCAACGAACTGACCATTGGAGGTACTCTCTTTCCCCACCGACGCTGCCACAAGATAACCTGGGTCTcgcctgaccatcaaacagagaacCAGATTGATCATGGCATAGTCCGCCAGCGCTGGAGAAGTTCATTGCAAGATGTGAGAGCCAAAAGAGGAGCAGATATTGGATCTGACCACCATTTGGTTGttgcaaagctgaagatgaagcagTCAGCCAAGAAGAAGAAACATAACACGCGAATAAAGTTTGATGTTAGGAAACTACAGATGGAAGAGAACAAGAAAGATTCCCACATCGCCTTGCAACACCGCTTTGGGGCTCTTCAAATAGAGGAACAAGATGAGAGAACAGCAGAACACGCCTGGATTACCTTCAAGCAGGCCACTGTAGGAGCCTGCGAAGAAGTACTGGGAAGACCACCAGTCAACAGTAAACCTTGGATCAGGGACGATACATGGCAgaaggtggaggaaaggaaaaagCTCAAACAGGAGTTGAATCAGGCCAGAACCCGGCAACATAAACAAATCGCCGCTAACAGGTACAGCGTGATGGCCAAGGAGGTGAAGAAACAGCATAGAAGGCACAAGAGGTCATacttcaatgaaatagcagagcaagcaGAAACAGCGGCCAGTAAAGGCGACCTCAAGGCACTCTACACGACAGCTAAACTTTTGAGAGGGAAGAAAAGCAATTTCAACAGACCTGTTAGAAACAAGACAGGCCATCTGCTCACTTCGGTTGAAGATCAGCTGGCGAGTTGGAAGGAACACTTCCAGGAAGTATTGAATAGACCACCACCACAGAACCaacctgacctggagcctggagacccactcaacatcaatatagatgaaatcaccaagcaagaaattcgaaaagccctgaaaagcctgaagaacggcaaggctgctggagaagacaacattcctgcaaaagcattgaaagagggtggagaggttattgtggaccatttgcatatactgctgaatttgatatggagaacaggagagatcccatcagatCGGAAGAAGGGCCTCCTTGTGAAGCTGCCAAAATCTGGAGATCTTTCACTGTGTGGCAAGTGGAGGGAGATCACCTTGTTGTCCATTCCTAGCGAAATTCTCACCAGAGTCATCTTGGAGCGGATGAAAGACGCCATTGATCAGAGACTTAGAGATGAGCAGGCAGGGTTCAGGAAAGAGAGATCATACATTGTCCAGATAGCTACACTTAGagtcattgtggagcagacaatagaatggcaaactccactatatgtatgttttattgattttgagaaggcatttgacagcctGGACAGAAGGTCAATGTGGTGCATCTTACGACACTATGGTGTACCGGAAGAGATGGTGAATATCATCAAGCAGCTTTTTGATGGCTTCTCATGCAGGGTCATCCACGATGGGAGACTGTCCGAAGAGTTCCTGGTCActactggagtcagacagggatgcctgCTGTCGCCTCTACTTTTTCTTGTAGTACTCGACTGGGCTACAAGAACAGCTTATGCTGGTTCAGAGAGAGGCATCCAGTGGTCGTTAACAGGGAAATTGGAAGACCTGGCATTTGCAGATGATCTCGCTCTTCTCTCACACCGGCTTCAAGATATGCAGAAGAAAGTAGATTCCTTGGGAGAGAACTCACAGCGAGTGGGCCTTAAGATCAGTCAGGAGAAGACCAAAGTACTACGCATTAATAGCACCGTGAGCATCACTGAAAAGGatgaatcagaaacaacggagagaatggagaaaagggagaggattctTCCTAACTGGACCAACCCAAAGTAA